The segment attcaaatgtttaaatctatatctttcagataattcacataaacataaaatcatcagtttataaataaaacgaatacctcggtgtaaggagggcacaaatattgtgatggttttcgagtcctcggtttatcgggtgtaacttctttgccatcatcatcatcaaaataatcTATAATTCCCGTTATTATTAGTTCGTCTTCGTCcggcacatcatcatcaaatttgttccccgcattgtcattcctctcctcccactcctacattaaaaataaaactttatacttaataacgaaatacacataatttaataagcaataatatctaattaaacaaaatatttatattaatgtaactataagaacctctttaacttcactataatcatttacatcaaacacatcatcatcaaatttgttccccgcatactcattcctctcctccaacacctacattaaaaatataactttttacttaataacgaaagacactttattaaaaagtaattattaaaatcgtaaaggtaatatctataacaaccttgtcgtcttgaatatcaccaaaaacattttcagttgtattgtttttattcatcatttcatcttgcacaacctatattttcaaatataaaatatgaacacgggtattcatatatgttaataaaatttaaaaaataatgtaGCGTGTAACTAACCTGTTCATCATAATTTCTTTGTGACACTATCGGATCATCAAAACTAATGTCGTTCCAAAATTGTTCAGtattcacttcttcaacaaaaacctctgtaggttgtcggttcataaacacatgctgctccagtgcatgtagccgtttcaacacctcgtctaggttgtgtttcccactgccccgacctctaccatgagagcgaccactggacgacatactagacgaagattcgtcttgtctcctaaaatggtcccgtactggggatggaactgctttcccttcaccatatacatactcttgaaatgacatataataacaagatgtcatctcaccatcacccggtaacatgttttgtcttggtggttgcccctcctaaaaaattaaacatattaaaaatgcatataaaagtataataatcaagtttattaataataaacgaaatatttttaaacctgcatctttgaccaaatcttgttcacgtcaacccatttcaatttttttgttccacTCCATCGTTTCATCCGAGGCAAGTCTTTATTTTTTCTCGATGCAAATCCATATGCACGAACAGCCGgaatcatctcatatatccatatctataattttttacaattacagtaataaaagttaaaattaaaataaaaaacataacaataaaacaatttaaatataagaaaatttttatacccttattggagccgtaaatcctgagacgaagtactttaaagtttgaccacgctcagaaagtgataaataattatgtattttgttccatgtatcctcaaggtcaacataagtaaaatcccagagatagctaccccaagcgaagctaacaaaacaaaaaaacaaaaatgattattatataaattataactttaataaaatagaactttTAACGTAAACAAAATATACCTGTTCCAGAGATCCAATTTCTCAGCAAAAAaaaaccaatcttgtggcacccgatcATTAACTTCTTTAcccaaaaaaccttcacacaaaatgtatatcaaacatactctaactgcatcaacgtcgtcaagtgctaggaatattcgatttaaaattaaacgttttaggtcgccgattttcaccgaactattagTATGGTCCGGAAATAGTCGTTCACGCAATAAACACCTTTTTTTACTGCTTAATAATTTTTCCGACCCTTTTCtcccaatgttttttggatactccccaaaattgaagccggtaatcaaacaaaactcttccggcctataaaccattttcgtattgcctactcgaaaatataatcgttttattccatctggagataaaacagggtccggccggatctgatgaaggaacattttatgaaacaataatgcgtccccttgtaaacgagggacaACAATAAAATAACCAAAGACAGTATCTCTGAAAATGGCACGTCTGAcatcatctaaaacttcaaatACTTCCCATATGTTACCACCCGAGCCTTTTAAGTTCGCAAAGGTTTTTGTATTGATAAAACTTAAATAATGTtgcaaaaaaaaacacaaaaacaaattagagaactaaaaaatattttctttttaaaatatatgattacgaactgcaataagtacataaacaattagtaatgcaaatacaatttcttaattactaatatatatatttccgataaaaaacaataacatacacatatataaacaattttccaagttatacaacaaatatatttacgataaaaaacaatatcatacataattataaaaacattttattaaacaaattttcaacttaaacgacaaatatataaacaatttttatctttctaattaaaactaacattttataatcatataaacaaacaaattttcaaataaaacgacAACCAAATTAACAATTTCGCAAGTTATACGACAACAACTttatacaaattttcaacttatacgacaaacacaaacaatttctaacaatatatatacgacaaattttcaacttatacaaatgttatacttatacaacaaatatatatacaaacgactattttgcacatactataatttaactatttttcactttatataaacaattatacgataagaatatacaagttttcaggttatacaacaactaaacaaacaactaaaataacaaattgtaaacattatctacGCAGTCTCTACTTGTACATTCAAACAAACACTAACAAAATAGCATTTAAACTTCAAGTATACTAAAGaaatattaaaactatcaaacacaacaaaattacccttttttaacactaaataatacaacaaatgataaaataaaaaataactttaaacattaaaaaagttaaaatctaaccatatttaCGGGATTGTTGatataatcctccattttcttcaaaaactaagccaaaattccgagagaagcccaaaaatagagagagtttttgtgtagagAAGGGTGAAAATGGAGAAAAAAAACGTTTATATAGTAAAAAACGAGGGTATTTCGCAGATGAGGCTTCATTTCGTAGATGgagcttctcatctgcgaaagtacaagcacctaaagcacagttgtgctttaggtgcttgtactttcgcagatgagaagctcatttcgcagatggggcatctccatctgcgaaatcgttggctatttttgtaatttcgattttttttggctatttttgtaatgtcattgtaaatttctctttaaaaaaaatatttttatattcataTTACGAAACCCTATGTTTTTTAGCCTTTAAATTTTACAACTGAAAATAAACAGATTGCCGAATGCTTGTCAATGTTTTTATGTTACAGAAAATATGTAGGTCGATTATTTGATTACAATGCTATTGAACTTTAAATCCATTAAAACTAACTGAACTTTAAATCCATTAAAACTAACTGAATTCAAATAtagaaatgtaataaaaaaattacaaattgaTGATGAAATTGCTGGTGTATCGGTGATATGAATAATACTAATTGAATTTAAATTAGTGAAAATAATTGAATCAATCGGAAAACCAAGAAAATGCATTATGGTGCTCCAGCCTCCAAGTGGgaaaaaaatagttttataaaGAATACGTTctattttaatgaaaaaaaaaaaaaggaagattAAGAGCTTGACCAAGAATGTTTATTATTAATTGAATAATGTATTATTTTAATTTAGATTGCTTTTGTGTATGTTTCATGCAAAAATTAAATATTGGAGCTAATATTTGATATCTCGAAATGTAATAATTTATCAGAAACGTTATAATTAAATAATCCATACGGAATATATTTTTCGTGCATACATAGACAAACACAAACATACTTATATATATAGAATTATAGAAGTCAAATGTCAATCATAAGCCTCTCCACTTTTCCATCACTAATTGAGTTTAAAATCTCATAAGTCATTACCCCCTAGAATAAATATAATTGGAAAGGTGTAATGAATATAAAAATGTTCAACAGCAAATACTATCTAAgtcaaataataattaataatttctTTTACGTTTCTATATTTGAATAAAATACATCTTCAAGATGTCTTCAAAacttataaattattttataacgaaattatataattattataaagatAAATTGCATAGTTATTTTAATTTCTTTATTTTAGCCATTCATAGAATTTGAATGTTTTTTTTGAGCAgttgaattttattaaaaataagactAACTAACAAAGAGTTAAATTAGCAAAACAATTACCATGACACATAAACTCATAAATTATCTTAAATTTAGAATCTTGatattttgaatagttcaaattacatctttatggttttattaaattaattaagtgtttaattaaaaattagaattaataaatccataatgtaatggtttaaattttaattaaattaaaagtataatttattaatagattaaaccacctagtattttaaatgtataaaatacacccttgtactatataaaattaaaagtctaatatattatatatgtataagttaaaagtcagtcttaccgttagtagaccttattcaagaagctggtctataaggggtgtttaaggaagcgacttgtaaaatgactgtcattgggtatccactctacccaccgcacccttgactagtggagggttgttagtcaaacgggtaagataggacacaaactttcattaataagtataatgaaatataagtaactaaatgttttataaattcccaaattttagttacttaggaaaaatgtgaatttggtgttaatccatgaaattgcacattgcaccttattggtcgttagtggaacgtgtgtggttaaccgacacactaatcttaGAGTAATATAGGATGACAATGGGTAGCTTGaagattatcatagatcaatagagTGTGTGTAccccgacacattgattaggtgataaatgtcttcgagagtaccaaactaatttgcatggttattcacaccttgtttgtgatcctcggtatcccaatcacaaacttgaagggcataaccgagattaaacatgtcattgaaaagttcaatgaatctcaaagaatctaggaatttcaattcatttaaaacctaatgttcacttttgtttttcatggtggaaattggtaaatcgtcatttacctaccttcaaaattTTTGCAATTGGTGTACTGcgtccctcttccgaattgtaaaatattgtgttgggtcctagccttaatatttcatttgggtgttatatttagGACTTAAATCAATtagcttgaatttctcccttgtagatgtctaattctgacaactatggtcttcccgaatcttttgaAAATAGCTTCCCTCATAAAGATGATGTTCCATGCTTCGATCATGAAAatggaaatcattcttcacttcctccacctcctccaattattctcccttgaCCCACATGTTTGTCGACTTGAAAAGTTTGAGATCACTCAagtcctattggcaagcaaacatgaagatggaaagtctgtacgTGTTCACGTCTTGGACATAAAGCTGTATATTGACATGCTgtgaatgttgggtgtcgtgttACCAAGGAAGCtggctattgacttggttcttcatttacttcctaagtcatatagtgagtttgttaaagactactatgtgacagaccacgacgtgacccttatcgatcttacttatttgcttattgttgctgaatcaacaatgatttggcgcaccggtaaagcaaacttgattggaagatctacttcccaaacttccatgggaattgacaatggcaacattggaagtccagcaaagctttctcttcccaatggaaagggattggccaaggtcaaaccgtttgaccagatggtaaagagaaaggctaagtctgtgattgtcccatgtaccattccgagagagtttgtttgtttcttttgccaagagaaggggcattggttgcgaagctgccctgactacctgagacaTCTAAGAGACGGTAAAATCAAATTGTAtggttctacttcaggtaagttcactatctaactctattaagttcctatttatagattcttaatatatgatgtgataagattacattttgatgttttgtaggattaaagaagagaaaggaagcttgaaaggagagtaagttgattctgatcgcgaagagatggatttcgatcgcatggttcaatgatca is part of the Lactuca sativa cultivar Salinas chromosome 7, Lsat_Salinas_v11, whole genome shotgun sequence genome and harbors:
- the LOC128127110 gene encoding uncharacterized protein LOC128127110; translated protein: MMNKNNTTENVFGDIQDDKVLEERNEYAGNKFDDDVFDVNDYSEVKEEWEERNDNAGNKFDDDVPDEDELIITGIIDYFDDDDGKEVTPDKPRTRKPSQYLCPPYTELHTTPKQKRRTKNKVDIKSTSPVPPPVFGVAHDFSMLRLQPYVAGGEVVIQNYIFHSYDVQHRLFNFVLDRDF